Proteins encoded within one genomic window of Lampris incognitus isolate fLamInc1 chromosome 1, fLamInc1.hap2, whole genome shotgun sequence:
- the LOC130123490 gene encoding protocadherin gamma-A2-like, producing the protein MWEGTMRRQVLLFMWILSLGPVRGQISYSIPEEMAKGSLVGNVAQDLGLDVKRLRSGRARIYTGDSVEYVELNRDRGVLLIKEKIDREALCRRTTPCALHFQIILENPMEFYSITVEITDINDNTPSFEKSDMKFKISESAVTGAKFLLERAVDPDIGINGLQSYVLTRNDHFGLNLKDQADGGKIAEMVLQKPLDREKQEDISLLLTAMDGGEPRLSGTAQIYITVLDANDNAPVFTKPVYKASISENAPKGTIITTVSASDADKGSNSKITYSISKIAADVRDLFEMDELNGNLMLKTSVDYEKARSYEIHVEASDEGGLTDLSKILVEVLDINDNKPIINMMSKTNVISEDSKLGTVVTMVNVQDLDSGENGNVQCTITEHLPFTLKSTSSNFYSLVTDSDLDRERASEYNISITCCDEGVPSLSSSVTLTLHISDVNDNAPVFERSSYEAYIVENNTPGLSIFTVKATDADWNQNARVSYILEDSSVNGVPVSSYVSVSADSGVIHAVRSFDYEHIKDFHLCVKAQDGGSPPLSSNVTVKIMIQDQNDNAPQVLYPVQTSSSLVAEMVPRSADVGYLVTKVVAVDVDSGQNAWLSYKLQKATDRALFEVGLQNGEIRTIRQVTDKDAVKQRLTVVVEDNGQPSRSATVNVNVAVADSFPEVLSEFTDFTHDKEYNDNLTFYLVLALAVVSFLFITCLVVIISVKIYRWRQSRILYHSSLPVIPYYPPRYSDTLGSGTLQHVYNYEVCRTTDSRKSDCKFGRAGSQNVLIMDPSCTGTMQRIQNEKNILDEPDSPVEVS; encoded by the coding sequence ATGTGGGAAGGAACAATGAGACGGCAAGTGCTGTTGTTTATGTGGATCCTCTCTCTCGGCCCGGTGCGCGGACAGATCAGTTACTCCATTCCTGAGGAAATGGCCAAAGGCTCTCTCGTTGGTAACGTAGCGCAGGATTTGGGTTTGGATGTGAAGAGGCTGAGATCGGGTAGAGCTCGTATCTATACAGGAGACAGTGTAGAATACGTCGAGCTGAACAGAGACAGAGGAGTCCTCCTTATCAAAGAGAAAATAGACAGGGAGGCGCTCTGTCGACGGACGACGCCTTGCGCTTTGCATTTCCAGATCATTTTAGAAAACCCGATGGAGTTTTACAGCATCACGGTTGAAATAACAGACATCAATGATAACACTCCCAGTTTTGAAAAGTCCGACATGAAATTTAAGATCAGTGAATCTGCGGTGACGGGGGCGAAATTCTTATTAGAGAGGGCTGTGGATCCAGATATTGGTATTAATGGTCTACAGAGCTATGTGCTGACAAGAAACGATCATTTTGGATTAAATCTGAAAGATCAGGCAGACGGGGGTAAAATTGCTGAAATGGTTTTACAGAAACCTCTtgacagagagaaacaggaggACATCTCTCTACTGTTAACTGCGATGGATGGGGGGGAGCCTCGTCTCTCTGGTACAGCACAGATTTATATTACAGTCCTTGATGCCAACGACAATGCGCCTGTTTTTACCAAACCAGTCTACAAAGCATCAATATCCGAGAATGCTCCGAAAGGCACAATTATCACCACAGTAAGTGCCTCTGATGCTGATAAAGGATCGAATTCAAAAATTACATATTCAATATCAAAAATAGCTGCAGATGTACGAGACTTGTTTGAAATGGATGAATTAAATGGCAATTTGATGTTAAAAACAAGCGTGGATTATGAAAAAGCACGTAGCTATGAGATTCATGTTGAGGCCAGTGATGAAGGAGGGCTGACAGATTTGTCTAAAATACTGGTAGAGGTTTTAGATATTAATGATAACAAGCCAATAATCAATATGATGTCAAAGACAAACGTAATTTCCGAAGATTCCAAACTTGGGACCGTGGTCACGATGGTAAATGTTCAGGATTTAGATTCTGGTGAAAATGGTAATGTGCAATGCACCATTACGGAACACTTACCTTTCACGTTGAAATCAACATCCAGTAATTTCTATAGCCTGGTGACAGACAGTGATCTGGACCGAGAGAGAGCCTCAGAGTATAATATCAGTATCACGTGTTGTGATGAGGGAGTGCCCTCTCTCTCCAGCAGCGTCACTCTCACCTTACACATCTCAGATGTGAATGACAACGCGCCTGTCTTTGAGAGGAGCTCATATGAGGCCTACATTGTAGAAAACAACACACCGGGTCTCTCCATATTCACAGTGAAAGCCACAGACGCTGACTGGAACCAGAATGCCCGTGTCTCTTATATACTGGAGGACTCCTCAGTTAACGGAGTGCCCGTCTCCTCCTATGTGTCCGTCAGTGCTGATAGTGGAGTCATCCATGCAGTTCGCTCTTTTGACTACGAGCACATCAAGGATTTCCACTTGTGTGTTAAAGCGCAGGATGGAGGCTCTCCTCCACTCAGTAGTAACGTAACCGTGAAAATAATGATCCAGGACCAGAACGACAACGCCCCTCAGGTGCTGTACCCAGTCCAGACCAGCAGCTCTCTGGTGGCTGAAATGGTGCCTCGTTCAGCAGATGTGGGCTATCTGGTGActaaagtggtggctgttgatgtggACTCTGGACAGAATGCCTGGCTCTCCTATAAGCTGCAGAAAGCCACAGACAGGGCGCTGTTTGAAGTGGGCTTACAGAATGGGGAAATAAGGACTATCCGCCAAGTCACTGATAAAGATGCTGTGAAACAAAGGCTGACTGTTGTCGTGGAGGACAACGGGCAGCCCTCTCGTTCAGCTACAGTCAATGTTAACGTGGCGGTGGCGGACAGCTTCCCTGAAGTGCTCTCGGAGTTCACGGACTTTACACACGACAAGGAGTACAATGACAACCTGACTTTTTACTTAGTCTTGGCTTTGGCTGTAGTGTCCTTTCTCTTCATCACCTGCTTAGTGGTCATCATATCAGTGAAGATATACAGATGGAGACAGTCTCGCATCCTCTATCATTCCAGTCTGCCGGTGATTCCCTATTATCCACCACGTTACTCAGACACTTTGGGGTCAGGGACTCTCCAACACGTGTACAATTACGAGGTGTGCAGGACGACTGACTCCAGAAAGAGTGACTGTAAGTTCGGCAGAGCCGGTAGTCAGAACGTgctgataatggaccccagttgtACAGGGACGATGCAGCGGATCCAGAATGAAAAGAACATCCTGGATGAGCCAGACTCTCCTGTAGAGGTTAGTTAG
- the LOC130126240 gene encoding protocadherin beta-16-like, which translates to MRRQVLLFVSVLSLSSVAGQVSYSVPEEMAKGSLVGNIAQDLGLDLKRLKSGNARLHVGNSAEYIELDKDRGVLLVRERVDREALCRQTTPCALHFQLILDKPIEFYRITVEITDINDNAPAFKTKSMIFEISESAVKGAKFSLERAFDSDVGLNGLKSYTLNPTDNFHLKLYDHADGGKEVEMILEKPLDREKQEQISLLLTAVDGGEPQLSGTVQIHVTVLDVNDNAPVFTQSVYKATLVENSPKGTLLTTVSATDLDHGSNALVTYSIASIIDGITDLFEVDGTSGDVRLIGNIDYETSKHYQLDIKAKDHGGHTDSCKIVIDIIDVNDNSPVIDLMSTTQTIREDSAAQTVVAIMSVHDPDSDNNGVVNCFLRDNVPFIIKPTSDMFYSLVTDSDLDRERASEYNISITCCDEGVPSLSSSVTLTLHISDVNDNAPVFERSSYEAYIVENNTPGLSIFTVKATDADWNQNARVSYILEDSSVNGVPVSSYVSVSADSGVIHAVRSFDYEHIKDFHLCVKAQDGGSPPLSSNVTVNIMIQDQNDNAPQVLYPVQTSSSVVAEMVPRSADVGYLVTKVVAVDVDSGQNAWLSYKLQKATDRALFEVGLQNGEIRTIRQVTDKDAVKQRLTVVVEDNGQPSRSATVNVNVAVADSFPEVLSEFTDFTHDKEYNDNLTFYLVLALAVVSFLFITCLVVIISVKIYRWRQSRILYHSSLPVIPYYPPRYSDTLGTGTLQHVYNYEVCRTTDSRKSDCKFGRAGSQNVLIMEPSCTGTMQRIQNEKNILDEPDFDSEVSVYKNC; encoded by the coding sequence ATGAGACGGCAAGTGCTGTTGTTTGTGTCGGTTCTCTCCCTCAGCTCGGTGGCCGGGCAGGTCAGCTATTCCGTCCCCGAGGAAATGGCAAAGGGTTCTTTGGTCGGGAATATAGCACAGGATTTAGGGTTGGATCTGAAGCGACTGAAATCGGGCAACGCTCGCCTGCATGTGGGGAACAGTGCTGAATACATCGAGCTGGATAAGGACCGCGGAGTGCTgctggtcagagagagggtcgACCGCGAGGCGTTGTGCAGACAAACGACGCCTTGCGCTTTACATTTCCAGCTTATTCTCGACAAGCCGATCGAGTTCTACCGCATTACCGTGGAGATAACGGATATAAATGACAATGCTCCGGCTTTTAAGACGAAAAGTATGATATTTGAGATAAGTGAATCGGCCGTTAAAGGGGCGAAATTTTCTTTGGAGAGGGCGTTTGATTCCGATGTTGGGTTGAACGGACTTAAAAGCTACACCCTCAACCCGACGGATAACTTCCACTTGAAATTATATGACCACGCCGACGGAGGAAAGGAGGTGGAGATGATTCTGGAGAAGCCCCTCGATCGCGAGAAACAAGAGCAAATCTCTCTTCTATTAACAGCAGTGGACGGGGGCGAACCCCAGCTGTCAGGGACGGTGCAGATTCATGTAACCGTGTTAGATGTCAACGACAATGCTCCGGTATTTACCCAGTCCGTCTATAAGGCCACTTTAGTGGAAAATTCACCGAAAGGAACTTTATTGACGACTGTAAGTGCCACAGATTTAGACCATGGTTCAAATGCTCTGGTAACGTATTCTATTGCGAGCATTATAGATGGAATTACGGACTTATTTGAAGTGGACGGGACTAGTGGGGATGTACGTTTAATTGGCAATATTGATTACGAAACATCGAAACATTACCAGCTAGATATTAAAGCAAAAGATCATGGCGGACATACTGATTCTTGCAAAATAGTAATTGATATCATTGATGTAAATGACAACAGTCCTGTAATTGACTTGATGTCGACTACGCAAACAATTCGCGAAGATTCCGCCGCGCAGACAGTCGTTGCTATTATGAGTGTTCACGACCCCGATTCTGATAATAACGGAGTAGTTAATTGCTTTTTAAGAGATAACGTTCCGTTTATAATCAAACCTACATCTGACATGTTTTATAGCCTGGTGACAGACAGTGATCTGGACCGAGAGAGAGCCTCAGAGTATAATATCAGTATAACGTGTTGTGATGAGGGAGTGCCCTCTCTCTCCAGCAGCGTCACTCTCACCTTACACATCTCAGATGTGAATGACAACGCGCCTGTCTTTGAGAGGAGCTCATATGAGGCCTACATTGTAGAAAACAACACACCGGGTCTCTCCATATTCACAGTGAAAGCCACAGACGCTGACTGGAACCAGAACGCCCGTGTCTCTTATATACTGGAGGACTCCTCAGTTAACGGAGTGCCCGTCTCCTCCTATGTGTCCGTCAGTGCTGATAGTGGAGTCATCCATGCAGTTCGCTCTTTTGACTACGAGCACATCAAGGATTTCCACTTGTGTGTTAAAGCGCAGGATGGAGGCTCTCCTCCACTCAGTAGTAACGTGACCGTGAACATAATGATCCAGGACCAGAACGACAACGCCCCTCAAGTCCTGTACCCAGTCCAGACCAGCAGCTCTGTGGTGGCTGAAATGGTGCCTCGCTCAGCAGATGTGGGCTATCTGGTGActaaagtggtggctgttgatgtggACTCTGGACAGAATGCCTGGCTCTCCTATAAGCTGCAGAAAGCCACAGACAGGGCGCTGTTTGAAGTGGGCTTACAGAATGGGGAAATAAGGACTATCCGCCAAGTCACTGATAAAGATGCTGTGAAACAAAGGCTGACTGTTGTAGTGGAGGACAACGGGCAGCCCTCTCGTTCAGCTACAGTCAATGTTAACGTGGCGGTGGCGGACAGCTTCCCTGAAGTGCTCTCGGAGTTCACGGACTTTACGCACGACAAGGAGTACAATGACAACCTGACTTTTTACTTAGTCTTGGCTTTGGCTGTAGTGTCCTTTCTCTTCATCACCTGCTTAGTGGTCATCATATCAGTGAAGATATACAGATGGAGACAGTCTCGCATCCTCTATCATTCCAGTCTGCCGGTGATTCCCTATTATCCACCACGTTACTCAGACACTTTGGGGACAGGGACTCTCCAACACGTGTACAATTACGAGGTGTGCAGGACGACTGACTCCAGAAAGAGTGACTGTAAGTTCGGCAGAGCCGGTAGTCAGAACGTGCTGATAATGGAGCCCAGTTGTACAGGGACGATGCAGCGGATCCAGAATGAAAAGAACATCCTGGATGAACCAGACTTTGATTCAGAGGTTAGTGTTTACAAAAACTGTTGA
- the LOC130123574 gene encoding protocadherin gamma-A11-like, with translation MWEGTMRRQVLLFMWILSLGPVRGQISYSIPEEMAKGSLVGNVAQDLGLDVKRLRSGRARIYTGDSVEYVELNRDRGVLLIKERIDREALCRRTTPCALHFQIILENPMEFYSITVEITDINDNTPSFEKSDMKFKISESAVTGAKFLLERAVDPDIGINGLQSYVLTRNDHFGLNLKDQPDGGKIVEMVLQKPLDREKQEDISLLLTAMDGGEPRLSGTAQIYITVLDVNDNAPVFTKPVYKASISENAPKGTIISTVSASDADKGSNSKITYSISNTAADVRDLFEIDELNGNLMLKTRLDYENERKYEIHIQASDEGGLTDSCKISVEVLDINDNKPVINMMSKTNVISEDSNLGTVVTMVNVQDLDSGENGNVQCTITEHLPFTLKSTSSNFYSLVTDSDLDRERASEYNISITCCDEGVPSLSSSVTLTLHISDVNDNAPVFERSSYEAYIVENNTPGLSIFTVKATDADWNQNARVSYILEDSSVNGVPVSSYVSVSADSGVIHAVRSFDYEHIKDFHLCVKAQDGGSPPLSSNVTVKIMIQDQNDNAPQVLYPVQTSSSVVAEMVPRSADVGYLVTKVVAVDVDSGQNAWLSYKLQKATDRALFEVGLQNGEIRTIRQVTDKDAVKQRLTVVVEDNGQPSRSATVNVNVAVADSFPEVLSEFTDFTHDKEYNDNLTFYLVLALAVVSFLFITCLVVIISVKIYRWRQSRVLYHSSLPVIPYYPPRYSDTLGTGTLQHVYNYEVCRTTDSRKSDCKFGRAGSQNVLIMEPSCTGTMQRIQNEKNILDEPDSPVEVS, from the coding sequence ATGTGGGAAGGAACAATGAGACGGCAAGTGCTGTTGTTTATGTGGATCCTCTCTCTCGGCCCGGTGCGCGGACAGATCAGTTACTCCATACCTGAGGAAATGGCCAAAGGCTCTCTCGTTGGTAACGTAGCGCAGGATTTGGGTTTGGATGTGAAGAGGCTGAGATCGGGTAGAGCTCGTATCTATACAGGAGACAGTGTAGAATACGTCGAGCTGAACAGAGACAGAGGAGTCCTCCTTATCAAAGAGAGAATAGACAGGGAGGCGCTCTGTCGACGGACGACGCCTTGCGCTTTGCATTTCCAGATCATTTTAGAAAACCCGATGGAGTTTTACAGCATCACGGTTGAAATAACAGACATCAATGATAACACTCCCAGTTTTGAAAAGTCCGACATGAAATTTAAGATCAGCGAATCTGCAGTGACGGGGGCGAAATTCTTATTAGAGAGGGCTGTGGATCCAGATATTGGTATTAATGGTCTACAGAGCTATGTGCTGACAAGAAACGATCATTTTGGATTAAATCTGAAAGATCAGCCTGACGGGGGGAAAATCGTTGAAATGGTTTTACAGAAGCCTCTggacagagagaaacaggaggACATCTCTCTACTGTTAACTGCGATGGATGGGGGGGAGCCCCGTCTCTCTGGTACAGCACAGATTTATATAACAGTCCTTGATGTCAACGACAATGCGCCTGTTTTTACCAAACCAGTCTACAAAGCATCAATATCCGAGAATGCTCCGAAAGGCACAATTATCTCCACAGTAAGTGCCTCTGATGCTGATAAAGGATCAAATTCAAAAATAACATATTCAATatcaaacacagctgcagatgtaCGAGACTTGTTTGAAATAGATGAATTAAATGGCAATTTGATGTTAAAAACACGCTTGGATTATGAAAATGAACGTAAATATGAGATACATATTCAGGCCAGTGATGAAGGAGGGCTGACAGATTCATGTAAAATTTCGGTAGAGGTTTTAGATATTAACGATAATAAGCCAGTTATCAATATGATGTCAAAGACAAACGTAATTTCCGAAGATTCCAATCTTGGGACCGTGGTCACGATGGTAAACGTTCAGGATTTAGATTCTGGTGAAAATGGTAATGTGCAATGCACCATTACGGAACACTTACCTTTCACATTGAAATCAACATCCAGTAATTTCTATAGCCTGGTGACAGACAGTGATCTGGACCGAGAGAGAGCCTCAGAGTATAATATCAGTATCACGTGTTGTGATGAGGGAGTGCCCTCTCTCTCCAGCAGCGTCACTCTCACCTTACACATCTCAGATGTGAATGACAACGCGCCTGTCTTTGAGAGGAGCTCATATGAGGCCTACATTGTAGAAAACAACACACCGGGTCTCTCCATATTCACAGTGAAAGCCACAGACGCTGACTGGAACCAGAATGCCCGTGTGTCTTATATACTGGAGGACTCCTCGGTTAACGGAGTGCCCGTCTCCTCCTATGTGTCCGTCAGTGCTGATAGTGGAGTCATCCATGCAGTTCGCTCTTTTGACTACGAGCACATCAAGGATTTCCACTTGTGTGTTAAAGCGCAGGATGGAGGCTCTCCTCCACTCAGTAGTAACGTGACTGTGAAAATAATGATCCAGGACCAGAATGACAACGCCCCTCAGGTGCTGTACCCAGTCCAGACCAGCAGCTCTGTGGTGGCTGAAATGGTGCCTCGCTCAGCAGATGTGGGCTATCTGGTGActaaagtggtggctgttgatgtggACTCTGGACAGAATGCCTGGCTCTCCTATAAGCTGCAGAAAGCCACAGACAGGGCGCTGTTTGAAGTGGGCTTACAGAATGGGGAAATAAGGACTATCCGCCAAGTCACTGATAAAGATGCTGTGAAACAAAGGCTGACTGTTGTAGTGGAGGACAACGGGCAGCCCTCTCGTTCAGCTACAGTCAATGTTAACGTGGCGGTGGCGGACAGCTTCCCTGAAGTGCTCTCGGAGTTCACTGACTTTACACACGACAAGGAGTACAATGACAACCTGACTTTTTACTTAGTCTTGGCTTTGGCTGTAGTGTCCTTTCTCTTCATCACCTGCTTAGTGGTCATCATATCAGTGAAGATATACAGATGGAGACAGTCTCGCGTCCTCTATCATTCCAGTCTGCCGGTGATTCCCTATTATCCACCACGTTACTCAGACACTTTGGGGACAGGGACTCTCCAACACGTGTACAATTACGAGGTGTGCAGGACGACTGACTCCAGAAAGAGTGACTGTAAGTTCGGCAGAGCCGGTAGTCAGAACGTGCTGATAATGGAGCCCAGTTGTACAGGGACGATGCAGCGGATCCAGAATGAAAAGAACATCCTGGATGAACCAGACTCTCCTGTAGAGGTTAGTTAG
- the LOC130126256 gene encoding putative protocadherin beta-18, which translates to MWEGTMRRQVLLFMWILSLGPVRGQISYSIPEEMAKGSLVGNVAQDLGLDVKRLRSGRARIYTGDSVEYVELNRDRGVLLIKERIDREALCRRTTPCALHFQIILENPMEFYSITVEITDINDNTPSFEKSDMKFKIIESSLPGTKFLLERAVDPDIGINGLQSYVLTRNDHFGLKLKDQPDGGKIAEMVLQKPLDREKQEDISLLLTAMDGGEPRLSGTAQIYITVLDANDNAPVFTKPVYKASISENAPKGTIITTVSASDADKGSNSKITYSISNTAADVRDLFEIDELNGNLMLKTQLDYENERKYEIHVQASDEGGLTDLSKISVEVSDVNDNKPVINMMSKTNIISEDSKVGTVVTMVNVQDSDSGENGKVQCAIIENLPFTMKSTSSNFYSLVTDSDLDRERASEYNISITCCDEGVPSLSSSVTLTLHISDVNDNAPVFERSSYEAYIVENNTPGLSIFTVKATDADWNQNARVSYILEDSSVNGVPVSSYVSVSADSGVIHAVRSFDYEHIKDFHLCVKAQDGGSPPLSSNVTVKIMIQDQNDNAPQVLYPVQTSSSVVAEMVPRSADVGYLVTKVVAVDVDSGQNAWLSYKLQKATDRALFEVGLQNGEIRTIRQVTDKDAVKQRLTVVVEDNGQPSRSATVNVNVAVADSFPEVLSEFTDFTHDKEYNDNLTFYLVLALAVVSFLFITCLVVIISVKIYRWRQSRILYHSSLPVIPYYPPRYSDTLGTGTLQHVYNYEVCRTTDSRKSDCKFGRAGSQNVLIMEPSCTGTMQRIQNEKNILDEPDSPLEVSLCSYISLIY; encoded by the coding sequence ATGTGGGAAGGAACAATGAGACGGCAAGTGCTGTTGTTTATGTGGATCCTGTCTCTCGGCCCGGTGCGCGGACAGATCAGTTACTCCATTCCTGAGGAAATGGCCAAAGGCTCTCTCGTTGGTAACGTTGCGCAGGATTTGGGTTTGGATGTGAAGAGGCTGAGATCGGGTAGAGCTCGTATCTATACAGGAGACAGTGTAGAATACGTCGAGCTGAACAGAGACAGAGGAGTCCTCCTTATCAAAGAGAGAATAGACAGGGAGGCGCTCTGTCGACGGACGACGCCTTGCGCTTTGCATTTCCAGATCATTCTAGAAAACCCGATGGAGTTTTACAGCATCACGGTTGAAATAACAGACATCAATGATAACACTCCCAGTTTTGAAAAGTCCGACATGAAATTTAAGATAATCGAGTCTTCGCTGCCGGGCACAAAATTCTTATTAGAGAGGGCTGTGGATCCAGATATTGGTATTAATGGTCTACAGAGCTATGTGCTGACAAGAAACGATCATTTTGGACTAAAATTGAAAGATCAGCCTGACGGGGGTAAAATCGCTGAAATGGTTTTACAGAAGCCTCTtgacagagagaaacaggaggACATATCTCTACTGTTAACTGCGATGGATGGGGGGGAGCCCCGTCTCTCTGGTACAGCACAGATTTATATTACAGTCCTTGATGCCAACGACAATGCGCCTGTTTTTACCAAACCAGTCTACAAAGCATCAATATCCGAGAATGCTCCGAAAGGCACAATTATCACCACAGTAAGTGCCTCAGATGCTGATAAAGGATCGAATTCAAAAATTACATATTCAATatcaaacacagctgcagatgtaCGAGATTTATTTGAAATCGATGAATTAAATGGCAATTTAATGTTAAAAACACAATTGGATTATGAAAATGAACGTAAATATGAGATACATGTTCAGGCCAGTGATGAAGGAGGGCTGACAGATTTGTCTAAAATATCGGTAGAAGTTTCAGATGTTAATGATAATAAGCCAGTAATCAACATGATGTCAAAGACAAACATAATCTCCGAAGATTCCAAGGTTGGAACTGTTGTCACAATGGTAAACGTTCAGGACTCCGATTCTGGTGAAAATGGCAAAGTTCAATGCGCCATTATAGAAAATTTACCTTTCACAATGAAGTCGACATCAAGCAATTTCTATAGCCTGGTGACAGACAGTGATCTGGACCGAGAGAGAGCCTCAGAGTATAATATCAGTATAACGTGTTGTGATGAGGGAGTGCCCTCTCTCTCCAGCAGCGTCACTCTCACCTTACACATCTCAGATGTGAATGACAACGCGCCTGTCTTTGAGAGGAGCTCATATGAGGCCTACATTGTAGAAAACAACACACCGGGTCTCTCCATATTCACAGTGAAAGCCACAGACGCTGACTGGAACCAGAATGCCCGTGTGTCTTATATACTGGAGGACTCCTCAGTTAACGGAGTGCCCGTCTCCTCCTATGTGTCCGTCAGTGCTGATAGTGGAGTCATCCATGCAGTTCGCTCTTTTGACTACGAGCACATCAAGGATTTCCACTTGTGTGTTAAAGCGCAGGATGGAGGCTCTCCTCCACTCAGTAGTAACGTGACCGTGAAAATAATGATCCAGGACCAGAACGACAACGCCCCTCAAGTCCTGTACCCAGTCCAGACCAGCAGCTCTGTGGTGGCTGAAATGGTGCCTCGTTCAGCAGATGTGGGCTATCTGGTGActaaagtggtggctgttgatgtggACTCTGGACAGAATGCCTGGCTCTCCTATAAGCTGCAGAAAGCCACAGACAGGGCGCTGTTTGAAGTGGGCTTACAGAATGGGGAAATAAGAACTATCCGCCAAGTCACTGATAAAGATGCTGTGAAACAAAGGCTGACTGTTGTAGTGGAGGACAATGGGCAGCCCTCTCGTTCAGCTACAGTCAATGTTAACGTGGCGGTGGCGGACAGCTTCCCTGAAGTGCTCTCGGAGTTCACTGACTTTACGCACGACAAGGAGTACAATGACAACCTGACTTTTTACTTAGTCTTGGCTTTGGCTGTAGTGTCCTTTCTCTTCATCACCTGTTTAGTAGTCATCATATCAGTGAAGATATACAGATGGAGACAGTCTCGCATCCTCTATCATTCCAGTCTGCCGGTGATTCCCTATTATCCACCACGTTACTCAGACACTTTGGGGACAGGGACTCTCCAACACGTGTACAATTACGAGGTGTGCAGGACGACTGACTCCAGAAAGAGTGACTGTAAGTTCGGCAGAGCCGGTAGTCAGAACGTGCTGATAATGGAGCCCAGTTGTACAGGGACGATGCAGCGGATCCAGAATGAAAAGAACATCCTGGATGAGCCAGACTCCCCGTTGGAGGTTAGTTTGTGTAGTTATATTTCTTTGATTTACTAG